Proteins from a single region of Thermoanaerobaculales bacterium:
- a CDS encoding ferredoxin, with the protein MADPADKLPDNVPGKYYVDSSCIDCDVCRTTAPNNFKANEDEGYSYVSKQPENDEEIAQAEEAIGSCPVEAIGNDGE; encoded by the coding sequence ACAAGCTTCCCGACAACGTGCCTGGAAAGTACTACGTCGATTCGAGCTGCATCGACTGCGATGTGTGCCGCACGACCGCGCCCAACAACTTCAAGGCCAACGAGGACGAGGGCTACTCGTACGTTTCCAAGCAGCCGGAGAACGACGAGGAGATCGCCCAGGCCGAGGAGGCGATTGGGTCCTGCCCGGTGGAGGCGATCGGGAACGACGGCGAGTAG
- a CDS encoding type I 3-dehydroquinate dehydratase yields the protein MEIIVTLMPEAAEDPLAAIARPPEGAALVELRLDLFPGIDVRAAVGACPLPVLATLRSAAEGGRGPDGSAERLPVLAAARDAGAALVDLELDRDLEALRSLGVAAEQVVLSWHDPAGTPRNLERVATVMLSTPAAFVKVVPTATGLADIGAVLGLYQRPRPERRRLIAFAMGPVGVPTRFLAPLLGAPVGFAAWAAGTEAAPGQPTAERLRAVAGHLGGPPQRLFGVVRADATRSLSPVMHGAGFAAAGLPYLMVPVGVPDPDQLELLLRPAGETLFDRVGLPVGGWAVSTPYKVHAAAAATVTAPRVKRCGAANTLVLRPGAVLADTTDPDGVVGALTAAGHQVAGRTAVVQGTGGAARAVAVGLDLAGAEVRLRGRDDRRTADVVAKIGVGRMRPDETAPAGAILVNATPLGSSPDDPLPFAEAEAAAAAAVVDMVYGGGIPRLAAFAGARYVDGLAVLACQGFAQFAAFTGCLPPKDAMLSALRSTD from the coding sequence ATGGAGATCATCGTCACGCTCATGCCGGAAGCGGCAGAGGATCCGCTCGCAGCGATCGCGAGGCCGCCCGAGGGCGCGGCGCTGGTCGAGCTGCGGCTCGATCTGTTCCCGGGGATCGACGTGCGGGCCGCGGTCGGCGCCTGCCCGCTGCCGGTGCTCGCCACGCTGCGGTCGGCGGCCGAGGGCGGACGAGGCCCGGATGGCAGCGCCGAGCGGCTGCCGGTGCTCGCCGCGGCGCGCGATGCCGGCGCCGCGCTCGTCGACCTCGAGCTCGACCGCGACCTCGAGGCGCTGCGCAGCCTCGGCGTCGCGGCCGAGCAGGTCGTGCTGTCGTGGCACGACCCGGCGGGCACGCCACGCAACCTCGAGCGGGTCGCGACCGTGATGCTGTCGACGCCGGCCGCCTTCGTGAAGGTGGTGCCGACCGCCACCGGGCTGGCCGACATCGGCGCCGTGCTCGGCCTCTACCAGCGCCCGCGGCCGGAGCGGCGGCGGCTGATCGCCTTCGCGATGGGCCCGGTCGGGGTGCCGACACGGTTCCTCGCTCCCCTGCTCGGCGCGCCGGTCGGGTTCGCGGCGTGGGCCGCCGGCACGGAGGCTGCGCCGGGCCAACCCACTGCCGAGCGGCTGCGCGCGGTCGCCGGCCACCTCGGCGGACCGCCGCAGCGGCTCTTCGGCGTGGTGCGGGCCGACGCCACCCGGAGCCTGAGCCCGGTCATGCACGGGGCCGGCTTCGCCGCAGCTGGTCTGCCCTACCTGATGGTGCCGGTCGGCGTGCCCGACCCGGACCAGCTCGAGCTCCTGCTGCGGCCTGCGGGCGAGACCCTGTTCGACCGCGTGGGCCTGCCGGTCGGCGGCTGGGCGGTCAGCACGCCGTACAAGGTGCACGCGGCCGCGGCCGCGACCGTGACCGCGCCGAGGGTGAAGCGCTGCGGCGCCGCCAACACGCTGGTGCTGCGGCCAGGAGCGGTGCTCGCCGACACCACCGACCCCGACGGTGTGGTCGGCGCCCTGACCGCGGCCGGGCACCAGGTCGCCGGCCGGACCGCGGTGGTCCAGGGCACCGGCGGCGCGGCCAGGGCGGTCGCGGTCGGCCTCGACCTCGCCGGCGCCGAGGTGCGGCTGCGCGGCCGCGACGACCGACGCACCGCCGACGTGGTGGCGAAGATCGGCGTCGGCCGGATGCGCCCGGACGAGACAGCGCCGGCGGGCGCGATTCTCGTCAACGCCACGCCGCTCGGCTCGTCACCGGACGACCCGCTGCCGTTCGCCGAGGCCGAGGCCGCGGCCGCGGCGGCGGTGGTCGACATGGTCTACGGTGGCGGAATCCCACGGCTCGCCGCGTTCGCCGGCGCACGCTACGTCGACGGCCTCGCCGTGCTCGCCTGCCAGGGGTTCGCCCAGTTCGCCGCCTTCACCGGCTGCCTGCCGCCCAAGGACGCGATGCTCTCCGCCCTTCGCTCAACAGACTGA
- the trpS gene encoding tryptophan--tRNA ligase — protein MRVLSGVQPSGALHIGNYFGAIRQFVELQHEHDCCYFLADLHALTSVHDAGRMRGLVADLATSFLALGLDPGKAALYRQSDLPEVPELTWYLSTVTSMGLLQRCHSFKDKVGQGVIPSHGLFAYPVLMAADVLIVRADVVPVGRDQKQHLEVTRDIVASFHTTYGCEVFTMPEPLICDEVAVVPGLDGQKMSKSYGNTIDLFGPEKEIRSRIMSITTDSTPVEAPKPKQGSALYGLLKLFAPAEDKAWVEAAFDEGGTGYGEMKKRLFAYYMATFGEARRRFEELRRHPGEVEAVLAAGAERARAIAVPLLDEVRAAVGIR, from the coding sequence ATGCGCGTGCTCTCGGGTGTCCAGCCCTCCGGGGCGCTCCACATCGGCAACTACTTCGGGGCGATCCGCCAGTTCGTCGAGCTGCAGCACGAGCACGACTGCTGCTACTTCCTCGCCGACCTGCATGCGCTGACCAGCGTCCACGACGCGGGCCGGATGCGCGGGCTGGTCGCCGACCTGGCGACTTCCTTCCTCGCCCTCGGCCTCGACCCCGGGAAAGCGGCGCTCTACCGGCAGTCCGACCTGCCCGAGGTCCCGGAGCTGACCTGGTACCTGTCGACCGTGACCTCGATGGGCCTGCTGCAGCGCTGCCACTCCTTCAAGGACAAGGTCGGGCAGGGCGTGATCCCGAGCCACGGCCTGTTCGCCTACCCGGTGCTGATGGCGGCTGACGTGCTGATCGTGCGCGCCGACGTGGTCCCGGTCGGGCGAGACCAGAAGCAGCACCTCGAGGTGACGCGCGACATCGTGGCGTCGTTCCACACGACCTACGGCTGCGAGGTGTTCACCATGCCGGAGCCGCTGATCTGCGACGAGGTGGCGGTGGTGCCGGGCCTCGATGGCCAGAAGATGAGCAAGTCGTACGGCAACACCATCGACCTGTTCGGCCCGGAGAAGGAGATCCGCAGCCGGATCATGTCGATCACCACCGACTCGACCCCGGTCGAGGCGCCCAAGCCCAAGCAGGGGAGCGCGCTCTACGGGCTGCTCAAGCTGTTCGCGCCCGCCGAGGACAAGGCCTGGGTCGAGGCGGCGTTCGACGAGGGCGGCACTGGTTACGGCGAGATGAAGAAGCGGCTCTTCGCCTACTACATGGCGACATTCGGCGAGGCGCGGCGGCGCTTCGAGGAGCTGCGGCGCCATCCGGGCGAGGTCGAGGCGGTGCTCGCCGCGGGCGCCGAGCGGGCGCGCGCGATCGCGGTCCCGCTGCTGGACGAGGTGCGCGCCGCGGTCGGCATAAGGTAG